GGCACCGCCGCGGTCGGCACTCGGCTCGCAATCCTCTACTACTGGCTCGGCGCCGCGCTCCCCGTCGGCCTCGGCAATGCACTGCTGCGCAACCGGCTCATCACGCGCGTCATGAGCGAGGTCATGGCGGTGACGCGTTCCCGCGCCCTGCGGGCCTGGATTCACCGCGAGCACGACCGCCACTTCTCAAGCTTCCACGACCGCGACACGCTGCTCGAGGCGTTCCGCGCGTCGGTGTCCGACTCGGTGCTCGCGCACGCCGCCCAACTGCCCGCCGGCACGTCGCTCATCGCCGGGGCGCGCGACGCGATCGCGCCGATCGAGGCGCAGCTTGCCCTGGCCGAGGCCGCCCCGCAGGCCAGTCTGCGCGTCATCGACGGGGTCGGCCACCTCGTGCACTACGAGACTCCCGCCGCCGCGGCGAGACTGATCCGCGCGGCGATCGACGAGTGGGGCGCTCACGCCAACAGCACCGCATCGACGGGGGAGTCGCCGCGATGAAGCTCGTCTTCGACTGCCGCTACGTGCGCACCGACCGCCACGACGGCATCTCGCGCTTCTCTGCCGAGCTCGTTCGCGCCGTCGCGAAGCGGCACCCCGTCACGATGCTCATCAGCGATCGGGCGCAGCTGGCGATGCTGCCCGACCTGCCGTGGGCGAAGGTCACGGCGCCGACGAGCATGCTCGAACCCCTCGTCGCGCTCCGCGTCAACGCCCTGCGACCCGACGTGGTGTTC
This sequence is a window from Pseudoclavibacter endophyticus. Protein-coding genes within it:
- a CDS encoding alpha/beta fold hydrolase, yielding MRIHSPTDERLARMRVADAAAQVAGSRTRYWSYEAGPDDATTTIVLVHGFRGTHHGLLPVVAQFAPDSPHAAGDRNQSIRFIAPDLPGFGESDPLPAGHSLDDYAAWLAAFLEHVDPAGSAVVLGHSFGSLIVARDVRMLAPRRILLVNPIAAPALEGTAAVGTRLAILYYWLGAALPVGLGNALLRNRLITRVMSEVMAVTRSRALRAWIHREHDRHFSSFHDRDTLLEAFRASVSDSVLAHAAQLPAGTSLIAGARDAIAPIEAQLALAEAAPQASLRVIDGVGHLVHYETPAAAARLIRAAIDEWGAHANSTASTGESPR